The Mucilaginibacter mallensis genome has a segment encoding these proteins:
- a CDS encoding phosphatase PAP2 family protein yields MKKYILHKFTLVALLAPVFLVSCNKNVIDPTSKYTALDPTNIDLNADTWKPILVTDPTVFTVAAPDAVTSPAYVNDLNEIKGYQSGLTSDQQAIINYWSAGAVLRWNEILRDLVAKHNLPPYQNDDGSYPFPSSTNPFAYPQFPFSNPPYAARAYAYVSAAQYDALVTAYHFKKLYNRAAPYNMQGIQALIPKSALPSYPSEDAVVAGATVEIMKLLFPTEVAYIEQKAAEEMQYRIMAGANVRGELTAGQLLGTQVADVFAARARADRAGKAIGTPAEWLSLQSNATSRGDQYWVSLESPARPPQLPLFSKVIPFLFDTLTVVTMRPGPPNLAGSPAFQKEVAEVLYYSQNATRDQQAQVSFWADGPGTYTPAGHWNAIAAAEFVKQNYSEVRWARNFALLNMAEMDAAICCWDTKYFYFNERPTQANPKIKTYTGIPNFPSYTSGHSNFSSAAATVLTYLLPDRGTKFTDLAQQAALSRLYGAIHYRSDIEIGSQTGAKVGQYAVQRGQTDGAGN; encoded by the coding sequence ATGAAAAAGTATATACTACACAAATTCACACTGGTTGCTTTATTAGCACCTGTTTTTTTAGTGTCATGCAATAAAAATGTAATTGACCCAACCAGTAAGTATACAGCGCTCGATCCAACTAATATTGATCTGAATGCCGACACCTGGAAACCTATCCTCGTAACTGATCCAACCGTATTTACCGTTGCAGCGCCTGATGCTGTTACTTCGCCTGCATATGTTAATGATCTGAATGAGATCAAAGGATACCAAAGCGGTTTAACCAGCGATCAGCAGGCGATAATTAATTACTGGAGCGCGGGTGCCGTATTACGATGGAACGAGATTCTGCGTGATCTGGTGGCTAAACACAATTTACCTCCATATCAAAATGATGATGGGAGCTATCCATTTCCAAGTTCCACCAATCCGTTCGCTTACCCGCAGTTCCCGTTCTCTAACCCTCCATATGCGGCACGGGCTTACGCTTATGTGAGCGCGGCCCAGTATGATGCGTTGGTAACTGCTTATCACTTTAAAAAGCTGTATAACCGTGCAGCGCCTTACAATATGCAGGGCATACAGGCATTAATACCCAAATCGGCTTTGCCATCATACCCAAGCGAGGATGCTGTGGTAGCTGGCGCTACTGTGGAGATCATGAAGTTATTGTTCCCAACGGAAGTGGCTTACATAGAGCAAAAAGCCGCTGAAGAAATGCAATACCGCATAATGGCAGGTGCTAATGTGCGTGGCGAGCTAACCGCGGGCCAGTTGTTAGGCACACAGGTAGCTGATGTATTTGCAGCACGTGCACGTGCCGACAGGGCCGGAAAAGCCATCGGAACACCGGCGGAATGGTTATCATTACAAAGCAACGCAACCTCACGCGGCGATCAGTATTGGGTGAGCCTTGAATCACCTGCACGCCCGCCTCAATTGCCCTTATTCAGCAAAGTGATCCCGTTTTTGTTTGATACCCTTACCGTTGTGACAATGCGCCCGGGCCCGCCAAATTTAGCAGGCTCACCGGCCTTTCAAAAAGAAGTAGCTGAAGTACTTTACTATAGCCAGAACGCTACCCGCGATCAGCAGGCACAGGTTAGTTTCTGGGCTGATGGCCCCGGCACTTATACCCCTGCCGGACATTGGAACGCAATCGCTGCCGCCGAGTTTGTAAAGCAAAATTACAGCGAGGTACGCTGGGCACGCAATTTCGCCCTGCTTAACATGGCCGAAATGGATGCCGCAATCTGCTGCTGGGATACCAAATATTTCTATTTTAACGAGCGGCCTACACAGGCTAATCCTAAAATTAAAACCTATACCGGCATCCCCAATTTTCCATCATACACCTCGGGGCACTCCAATTTTAGTAGCGCCGCGGCAACTGTGTTAACCTACTTATTGCCTGATAGAGGTACAAAGTTTACCGATCTGGCTCAGCAGGCTGCACTATCAAGGCTATATGGCGCTATACATTACCGCAGCGATATTGAGATAGGGTCGCAAACAGGTGCCAAAGTGGGCCAATATGCGGTACAACGCGGACAAACAGACGGCGCCGGAAATTAA
- a CDS encoding transporter family protein has protein sequence MKTITRTTLTICLLTLLVQTQTFAQGCVAIRSTGGICVMNEHPDSTETNGKKGYWIYNNNDRYYKSFRHFIGKQEQFQRTALHNNVINKVFTQDNTFTRVFDDRWSVSADLPIADNSRSQLAGTGRFSTHSFGIGDISVTGLYWLFDPKKATKGNIQAGLGLKFATGQYDYQDYFKTASGSRVLAPVDQSIQLGDGGTGVALTVNAYYNFTHTFGLYGNFFYLANPRDVNGTPTSTTTPASATKIAVTSDVESVPDQYLIRFGASLAVHKFNFSLGMRDDCLPVHDLIGGSDGFRRPGYIIAAEPGITYSFKNIALYAYVPIAIIRDRTQSVPDIRQTELTGTYAHGDAAFADYVVNVGISVKF, from the coding sequence ATGAAAACTATAACAAGAACTACTTTAACAATTTGCTTACTTACTTTACTTGTACAAACACAAACATTCGCACAGGGCTGCGTAGCCATCAGGAGTACAGGTGGTATCTGTGTGATGAATGAACACCCCGACAGCACTGAAACAAACGGTAAAAAAGGTTACTGGATATATAATAATAACGACCGTTACTATAAATCGTTCAGGCACTTTATAGGCAAGCAGGAACAGTTTCAGCGCACTGCCTTGCACAACAATGTTATCAACAAGGTTTTTACCCAGGATAACACCTTTACAAGGGTATTTGACGATCGCTGGTCGGTATCCGCTGATCTGCCGATCGCTGATAACAGCCGTTCACAATTGGCAGGTACCGGCCGTTTCAGTACGCATTCGTTTGGTATAGGCGATATCAGCGTTACCGGTTTGTACTGGCTTTTCGACCCCAAAAAAGCTACGAAAGGAAATATCCAGGCCGGTTTGGGCCTGAAATTCGCTACCGGGCAGTATGATTACCAGGATTACTTTAAAACTGCCAGCGGCAGCAGAGTATTGGCCCCGGTTGATCAATCGATACAATTAGGCGATGGTGGTACAGGTGTAGCCCTTACAGTAAATGCCTACTACAATTTCACCCATACCTTTGGCTTATATGGCAACTTCTTTTATTTAGCAAACCCACGCGATGTAAACGGCACTCCAACATCTACAACCACTCCTGCCAGCGCTACCAAAATTGCTGTTACCAGCGATGTGGAGAGCGTACCCGATCAGTACCTGATCCGCTTTGGAGCAAGCCTGGCCGTGCATAAGTTCAATTTCTCATTAGGCATGCGCGATGATTGCTTACCGGTACATGACCTTATAGGCGGTAGTGACGGTTTCAGAAGGCCGGGTTATATTATAGCTGCTGAACCCGGTATAACTTACAGCTTTAAAAATATCGCCTTATACGCGTACGTGCCAATCGCTATTATCCGCGACCGAACACAAAGCGTACCCGATATTCGCCAAACTGAACTTACCGGTACTTACGCACATGGCGATGCCGCTTTTGCTGATTATGTAGTGAATGTGGGTATCTCTGTTAAATTTTAA
- a CDS encoding VCBS repeat-containing protein yields the protein MKNILILLCILFPALFFSCKKATLFEQIPASYSGIDFNNKITESFSINPLDKINIYNGGGVGVGDFNGDGLQDIYFVGNQISNRLYLNKGNMKFEDVTAEAGVGGIGGWGRGVAVVDINNDGWPDIYVCNTLLDDSTKRRNLLYINQGPDKNGVPHFKEMAAEYGLDLTVQSTMATFFDYDNDGDLDMYLTVNEADPIGTSLFRAAKKGEIKGSGRLFRNDWDPVLKHPVFHDVSKQAGILKEGFGHAATIVDINRDGWKDIYITNDFLPDNILFINNHDGTFTDRSKEYFKHTSLNAMGQDIEDINNDGLADIVELDMNPPDNFRNKMFMGNDNYSYYKNFNHYGHQYQFSRNTLQLNQGPRVGQNDSIGDPEFSEISFLSNIAQTDWSWCPLLTDFDNDGYRDLIITTGYPRDVADHDFMNFRAQSYFTESKLKILDQIPIVKIPNFAFRNNGHLQFEDVTANWGFEKPAFSNGAVYADLDNDGDMDVIINNINDEAMIYKNTLREKNKDNSHYLHIKFQGGELNRDGIGAFADIYYDHGKHQVYENNPFRGYISTIQNMAHFGLGKIAVLDSVVISWQNGKKQVLLNVKADRMLTVSIANASTLYPNKQPEIDKESLFREVTKMLGVNYTNQDSDFVDFNIQTLLPHKLSEYSPGLAVGDVDGNGFDDIVVGGTSRYPAQLFLQQRDGKFIQRALLPPGNNNPYKNIKDEGLLLFDANGDGKLDLYIASGGYANASGSPLYQDKLYINDGKGNFKEAVGALPQNYTSKLCVRAVDYNKDGKLDLFVSGRVDPWHYPKPVSSMILRNDSKKGQVKFTDVTKSVAKDLKNIGLVSDALFTDFDNDGWPDLILAGEWMPVTFLKNDHGVFKNVTAATGLGNKLGWWNTIAAGDFRHSGKMDYIVGNVGLNTLFKASDQYPVYITAKDFDNNGSYDAFPSIFLKDVDGKMQEFPLHTRDDVVKQMLSMRVKFQNYKSFATATMDQVITPDMRKGAIRLKANMLQSVYLRNDGNGKFTMIPLPLEAQFSQLSGMCVDDFNGDGNPDIILSGNDYGTELTMGRYDAFNGLMLAGDGKGNFKPLSILQSGIYIPGNAKALVKLVGANQKYLLAASQNKEPLKIFELKKEAHPIKIQAMDSYAIITYKNGKTVKKEFYYGDSFLSQSSRFIDVDNSMSAISITDSYGHTRNVVLPDAHGK from the coding sequence ATGAAGAATATTCTTATTCTTTTATGCATCCTTTTCCCGGCATTATTCTTCTCCTGCAAAAAGGCTACGCTATTTGAGCAAATACCCGCATCATACTCAGGTATAGATTTCAACAATAAAATAACAGAGAGTTTTAGTATTAACCCTTTGGATAAGATCAACATTTATAACGGTGGCGGCGTAGGCGTAGGTGATTTTAATGGCGACGGGCTACAGGATATTTATTTTGTGGGCAACCAGATATCAAACCGCTTATACCTTAATAAAGGCAATATGAAGTTTGAGGATGTTACTGCCGAGGCTGGTGTAGGCGGTATAGGCGGCTGGGGAAGAGGTGTTGCCGTTGTAGATATTAACAATGACGGTTGGCCGGATATCTATGTTTGCAATACCCTATTAGATGACTCAACCAAAAGGCGAAACCTGCTCTATATAAACCAGGGACCGGATAAAAATGGCGTGCCTCATTTTAAAGAAATGGCTGCCGAATATGGTTTGGACCTTACCGTGCAATCAACCATGGCTACATTCTTTGATTATGACAATGACGGCGACCTGGATATGTATCTCACCGTTAATGAAGCCGACCCAATTGGCACAAGTTTATTCAGGGCTGCTAAAAAAGGTGAGATTAAGGGTTCGGGCAGGCTTTTCCGCAATGATTGGGACCCTGTTTTAAAGCACCCGGTATTTCATGATGTTTCAAAACAAGCAGGTATTCTTAAAGAAGGCTTTGGCCATGCCGCCACTATTGTTGATATTAATCGGGATGGCTGGAAGGATATTTATATCACCAATGATTTTTTGCCCGACAATATCCTGTTCATCAACAATCACGACGGTACCTTTACTGATAGATCAAAGGAATATTTTAAGCATACGTCCTTAAACGCCATGGGGCAGGATATTGAGGATATTAATAATGATGGCCTTGCTGATATTGTTGAGCTGGACATGAACCCGCCCGATAATTTCCGCAACAAAATGTTCATGGGAAACGACAATTACTCGTACTATAAAAACTTCAATCATTATGGCCATCAGTACCAGTTTTCGCGTAATACATTGCAATTGAACCAGGGGCCGCGTGTAGGGCAAAATGATTCAATAGGTGATCCGGAATTTAGTGAGATCTCTTTTTTAAGTAACATAGCCCAGACCGACTGGAGCTGGTGTCCGCTGCTCACTGATTTTGACAATGATGGTTACCGCGACCTGATCATAACCACAGGCTACCCCAGGGATGTAGCCGATCATGATTTTATGAACTTCAGGGCGCAATCTTATTTTACGGAGAGCAAGTTGAAAATTCTCGATCAGATACCGATAGTAAAGATCCCAAACTTTGCTTTCAGAAATAATGGCCATCTGCAATTTGAGGATGTAACCGCTAATTGGGGATTCGAAAAGCCTGCATTCTCCAATGGCGCGGTATATGCCGATCTCGATAATGATGGCGACATGGATGTGATCATCAACAATATTAATGATGAGGCTATGATCTACAAAAACACCCTCCGCGAAAAAAATAAAGACAACTCGCATTACTTACATATAAAATTTCAGGGTGGTGAGCTTAACAGGGACGGCATAGGCGCTTTTGCTGATATCTATTATGATCATGGCAAACACCAGGTTTATGAGAACAATCCGTTCAGGGGCTATATATCAACCATACAAAACATGGCCCATTTTGGTCTTGGTAAAATTGCCGTGCTCGATTCAGTTGTTATAAGCTGGCAGAATGGCAAAAAACAAGTATTACTAAATGTAAAAGCCGATCGTATGCTCACGGTAAGCATAGCAAACGCGTCAACGCTTTATCCAAACAAGCAACCCGAAATTGATAAAGAATCCCTTTTCCGTGAAGTGACGAAAATGCTGGGCGTAAACTATACCAACCAGGATAGCGATTTTGTCGACTTTAATATCCAAACATTGTTGCCGCATAAGCTCTCAGAATATTCGCCCGGTTTGGCAGTTGGCGATGTGGATGGTAATGGGTTTGATGATATTGTAGTAGGCGGCACATCCCGTTACCCGGCTCAACTATTTTTACAGCAACGCGATGGCAAATTTATCCAGCGGGCTCTATTGCCACCGGGCAATAATAACCCCTATAAAAACATTAAAGACGAGGGCCTGCTTTTGTTTGATGCCAATGGCGACGGCAAACTTGATCTATACATAGCAAGCGGCGGTTACGCCAACGCATCTGGTTCACCTCTTTACCAGGACAAGCTTTATATTAACGATGGCAAGGGCAATTTTAAAGAGGCTGTGGGTGCCCTGCCTCAAAACTATACCAGTAAGCTCTGTGTAAGGGCAGTCGACTATAACAAAGATGGCAAGCTCGATCTGTTTGTATCAGGCAGGGTTGATCCGTGGCATTACCCTAAACCGGTATCGAGTATGATACTGCGTAATGATAGCAAGAAGGGCCAGGTAAAATTTACGGATGTAACCAAATCGGTAGCAAAGGATCTGAAAAATATCGGATTGGTTAGCGATGCGCTGTTCACTGATTTTGACAATGACGGTTGGCCCGACCTGATTTTGGCTGGTGAATGGATGCCGGTAACTTTCCTAAAAAATGACCACGGCGTATTCAAAAATGTAACGGCAGCTACTGGCCTGGGTAACAAGCTGGGCTGGTGGAATACCATAGCAGCCGGTGATTTCAGGCACAGCGGCAAAATGGATTATATAGTTGGGAACGTTGGCTTAAATACCCTGTTCAAAGCAAGCGACCAATACCCGGTTTATATAACCGCTAAAGATTTTGATAACAATGGCAGTTATGATGCTTTTCCATCTATCTTTTTAAAAGATGTGGATGGTAAAATGCAGGAGTTCCCGCTGCATACCCGCGATGATGTTGTTAAACAGATGCTGAGCATGCGGGTAAAATTCCAGAACTATAAATCGTTTGCAACGGCTACTATGGACCAGGTGATAACGCCCGACATGCGCAAAGGCGCTATCAGGCTCAAGGCAAATATGCTGCAGTCGGTTTACCTGCGTAATGATGGTAATGGTAAATTTACCATGATACCACTGCCGCTTGAGGCGCAGTTCTCGCAGCTATCGGGCATGTGCGTTGATGATTTTAATGGCGATGGCAACCCCGACATTATTTTAAGCGGAAATGATTACGGAACTGAGTTAACCATGGGCCGTTACGATGCTTTTAACGGCTTAATGTTGGCAGGCGATGGTAAAGGTAATTTTAAACCACTGAGCATTTTACAAAGCGGTATATACATACCTGGCAATGCCAAAGCATTGGTTAAACTGGTAGGCGCAAACCAAAAGTATCTGCTTGCCGCCAGCCAGAACAAAGAGCCACTAAAAATATTTGAACTTAAAAAAGAGGCGCATCCCATTAAAATACAAGCCATGGATAGCTACGCCATTATAACCTACAAAAATGGCAAAACTGTTAAAAAGGAGTTTTATTACGGCGATTCCTTTCTATCACAATCCAGCAGGTTTATTGATGTGGATAACAGCATGTCGGCAATTAGTATTACGGATAGTTATGGGCATACACGTAATGTAGTGCTACCTGACGCCCATGGAAAATAA
- a CDS encoding family 43 glycosylhydrolase translates to MKKIFAIIMFMLLAYLLNAQQQTTTNIKGDGYYLNPIFSGDYPDPSILRDGDDYYIVHSSFDYYPGLLIWHSKDLVNWTPVAHALHKYVGSVWAPALVKYKDKYYIYFPAGNTNYVVTANSINGPWSDPVDLKIGYIDPGHFTDAEGKRYLYFNNGGYVPLADDGLSITGPLKPAYSGWEIPREWSIECFCMEGPKVTKRGDYYYLTVAEGGTAGPGTSHMVISVRSNSPFGPWKNSPYNPIIRTKDNSEKWWSKGHGTPFEGPNGKWWMIFHGYENGYYNMGRQTLLEPIEWTKDGWYKTPDNIKADAPILKPLNRISNTSFSLNDNFAGSDLKPQWQFFGEYDTSRFHFIDKALVIKGKGNSVGDCAPLLCIPSNHSYIAQVELFIEGNATGGLVLFYNNKYYSGILADKENILANLRGWQFPTEKAAIKRHVFLRLKNIKNTVDMYYSIDGQKWNKIENSVEVSGYNHNVLSGFLSLRLGLCAMGDGDVKFKNFTYTAIK, encoded by the coding sequence ATGAAGAAAATATTTGCAATAATTATGTTTATGCTATTGGCGTATCTATTAAATGCGCAACAGCAAACAACTACCAATATAAAAGGGGATGGCTATTATTTAAATCCAATTTTTTCGGGCGATTATCCTGACCCAAGCATATTGCGCGATGGTGATGATTATTACATAGTTCACTCGTCTTTTGATTATTACCCGGGCTTATTGATCTGGCATTCAAAAGACCTGGTCAATTGGACACCGGTAGCACATGCACTACATAAATATGTAGGTTCTGTTTGGGCCCCGGCCCTGGTTAAATACAAGGATAAATATTACATCTATTTTCCGGCTGGTAATACAAATTATGTAGTCACGGCCAATTCAATTAACGGCCCATGGAGCGATCCGGTGGATCTGAAGATTGGCTATATTGATCCGGGGCATTTTACAGATGCTGAGGGGAAGCGATACTTGTATTTCAATAATGGCGGCTATGTTCCTTTAGCGGATGACGGGCTTTCGATAACCGGGCCACTTAAACCTGCTTACAGTGGCTGGGAAATACCGAGGGAATGGTCGATAGAATGTTTTTGTATGGAGGGTCCTAAAGTTACCAAACGGGGCGATTATTACTATTTAACAGTTGCTGAAGGCGGTACTGCTGGCCCCGGAACAAGCCATATGGTGATCTCGGTACGTTCTAACTCGCCTTTTGGCCCCTGGAAAAACTCGCCTTATAATCCTATAATCCGCACAAAAGATAATTCAGAAAAATGGTGGTCAAAGGGGCATGGAACCCCATTTGAGGGCCCAAACGGAAAATGGTGGATGATTTTCCACGGTTATGAAAACGGGTATTATAATATGGGCCGCCAAACCCTGCTGGAACCTATTGAATGGACAAAAGATGGCTGGTATAAAACGCCGGACAATATCAAAGCAGATGCTCCAATTTTAAAACCATTAAACAGGATCTCCAATACAAGCTTCTCACTAAATGACAATTTCGCAGGTAGTGATTTAAAACCACAATGGCAATTTTTTGGGGAGTATGACACCAGCAGATTTCATTTTATTGATAAAGCCTTAGTAATAAAAGGCAAGGGAAATTCCGTTGGTGATTGTGCGCCATTACTTTGCATTCCATCAAATCATTCCTACATAGCACAGGTAGAGCTATTTATAGAGGGGAATGCTACAGGGGGATTAGTGCTTTTTTATAACAATAAATATTATTCGGGAATTTTGGCGGATAAGGAGAATATACTGGCAAATCTAAGGGGATGGCAGTTCCCAACCGAAAAAGCGGCGATAAAGCGCCACGTATTTCTGCGCCTAAAAAACATTAAGAATACGGTTGACATGTATTACAGCATTGACGGGCAAAAATGGAATAAAATAGAAAACTCTGTTGAAGTATCCGGATATAACCATAATGTACTCAGCGGCTTTTTAAGTTTGCGACTAGGGCTTTGCGCAATGGGGGATGGAGATGTTAAGTTTAAGAACTTTACCTATACTGCTATAAAGTGA
- a CDS encoding DUF4202 domain-containing protein, giving the protein MTKLAQAFQAFDDYNKQDPHAFTWDGLTYPQEYFLALKLYEWVLKLNPDADEELLLASRSQHIGRWEIPRESYPDGREAYLKWRKDLALFHAEKASSIMQAVGYNEEQIARVRQIILKQKLKVDADVQTIENALCLVFLEFQYEDFYPKHPPEKVVNILRKSLLKMDSHGHQFALNLKFSDQGLHYINEALNSIKQNQ; this is encoded by the coding sequence ATGACCAAGTTAGCCCAGGCATTTCAAGCATTTGATGACTATAACAAACAGGACCCTCATGCATTTACCTGGGATGGCCTTACCTATCCGCAGGAATATTTTTTAGCATTAAAGCTATATGAGTGGGTGCTAAAATTAAATCCTGATGCAGATGAGGAGCTTTTATTAGCATCGCGCAGCCAGCATATTGGCAGATGGGAAATCCCGCGTGAGAGCTATCCTGATGGCAGAGAAGCCTATTTAAAATGGCGCAAGGACCTCGCCTTGTTTCACGCTGAAAAAGCGTCATCAATTATGCAAGCAGTTGGATATAATGAGGAGCAAATTGCACGCGTAAGGCAAATTATTTTAAAACAAAAGCTAAAGGTTGATGCCGATGTGCAAACCATAGAGAATGCACTCTGTTTAGTATTTCTTGAATTTCAATATGAAGATTTTTACCCCAAACATCCCCCTGAAAAAGTAGTGAACATACTGAGGAAATCGCTATTAAAAATGGATAGTCATGGCCATCAGTTTGCCCTCAATTTAAAATTTTCAGACCAGGGGCTCCATTATATTAATGAGGCTTTAAACAGCATCAAACAAAACCAATAA
- a CDS encoding chloride channel protein, translating into MRKAIIRFHYFKLIIVSIIVAVFSILLADSLKKVTGFYEDHILQKASNFPLLFVLLPTIGITAIYFLRKYLFKGKANKGIKEIYQTIENRRDELPAYKIPSHYFNGFLTVIFGGSTGIEVSTVVATAAIGSAAYKRKSIANIYKTELICAGVAAGVATLFGSPLAGFLFAVEVIAKKLTKTIFISCACSALIAWGFMFIFDHNTLFNFTVTSWNFHAVPYLIILSILSGFVAVYFTKVVIFLKDRFGKINNNFIRVNVGAILVGLSILCMPQLYGDSYHAIPGLLNQIQHQPFTINFVLLLLAIVILKPVVASLTLGAGGDGGVFAPSIVSGAVLGMLFAVMINHFFNTQFIVLNFALVGAASALSAAIHAPLTSAFLTCSLVPGGYVLFIPIIIACFIAKYSAQFICSYTVYSYKGAYKVKLQP; encoded by the coding sequence ATGCGAAAAGCTATTATCCGATTTCATTATTTCAAGCTAATTATCGTTTCAATAATTGTTGCCGTATTTTCAATACTTCTTGCAGATTCTTTAAAGAAAGTAACAGGGTTTTATGAAGATCATATTTTACAAAAGGCCAGTAATTTTCCGTTACTGTTTGTTTTGCTTCCAACAATCGGCATCACCGCGATCTACTTTTTAAGGAAATATTTATTTAAGGGTAAGGCAAATAAGGGCATCAAAGAAATATATCAAACCATTGAGAACAGGCGCGACGAATTACCTGCTTATAAAATTCCATCGCATTACTTTAATGGGTTTTTAACCGTAATTTTTGGTGGCTCTACGGGTATCGAAGTATCAACAGTTGTGGCAACGGCTGCTATTGGTTCGGCCGCTTATAAAAGGAAATCAATCGCCAATATTTATAAAACGGAACTGATATGTGCCGGGGTTGCTGCCGGGGTTGCCACCTTATTTGGGAGCCCACTGGCCGGTTTTCTGTTTGCTGTTGAAGTGATTGCCAAAAAGCTTACCAAAACAATATTCATTAGCTGTGCCTGTTCTGCTTTAATAGCATGGGGGTTCATGTTCATTTTTGACCACAATACGCTATTTAATTTTACGGTAACCAGCTGGAATTTTCATGCAGTTCCATACTTAATTATACTGAGCATACTGTCGGGTTTCGTGGCTGTCTATTTTACTAAAGTTGTAATTTTCCTTAAAGATAGATTCGGGAAGATTAACAACAACTTTATAAGAGTAAACGTCGGCGCTATTTTGGTTGGGTTATCTATACTATGCATGCCGCAATTATATGGTGACAGCTATCACGCTATACCTGGTTTGTTAAATCAGATCCAGCATCAACCATTTACTATAAATTTTGTGTTGTTGCTTTTAGCGATAGTTATACTAAAGCCCGTTGTAGCGTCGCTTACATTGGGGGCAGGCGGAGATGGCGGTGTATTTGCCCCGAGCATTGTTTCGGGCGCGGTATTGGGAATGTTGTTTGCTGTAATGATAAACCACTTTTTTAATACCCAGTTTATCGTTTTAAACTTTGCGCTGGTAGGTGCAGCCTCTGCTTTAAGCGCAGCTATACATGCGCCCCTAACATCGGCATTCTTAACCTGCAGCCTGGTGCCAGGTGGTTATGTGCTTTTTATACCGATAATTATTGCCTGTTTTATAGCCAAATACTCAGCACAGTTTATTTGCAGCTATACCGTATATAGTTATAAAGGAGCTTACAAAGTAAAACTCCAACCGTAA
- a CDS encoding Crp/Fnr family transcriptional regulator, producing MIKNQHQCDLNTCFLCTTCLSDWKPAIEANKKNLLIKRGQEIFKEGDPVTGIYFVYEGNIKVHKKWDNEKELIIRFATKGDILGHLGLDGSNIYPASATALETATICYLPMNFFESSLKINNEFAIKLMRFFAGELQKSEKRMRNLVHMPVKARVAQAIITLKNQFGVNADGFIDIELTRQDLASFSGAAYESLFRTINDLVTDNMITISGKSMTIKNEHELLQLISKAEY from the coding sequence ATGATAAAAAATCAACACCAGTGCGACCTTAATACTTGCTTTTTGTGTACAACCTGCTTAAGTGACTGGAAACCTGCGATTGAAGCAAATAAAAAAAATCTGCTCATAAAAAGAGGCCAAGAAATTTTTAAGGAGGGTGACCCGGTAACCGGCATCTACTTTGTATATGAAGGAAATATTAAGGTGCATAAAAAATGGGATAACGAAAAAGAACTTATCATCAGGTTTGCCACAAAAGGTGACATATTAGGGCATCTTGGATTAGACGGTAGTAATATTTATCCCGCATCGGCTACCGCCCTGGAAACAGCAACCATTTGCTACCTGCCGATGAATTTCTTTGAATCATCCCTAAAAATAAATAATGAGTTTGCGATAAAACTGATGCGTTTTTTTGCGGGTGAATTGCAAAAGTCAGAAAAAAGGATGCGCAATTTGGTGCATATGCCGGTAAAAGCGCGCGTAGCACAGGCTATTATTACGTTAAAAAATCAGTTTGGTGTAAATGCTGATGGTTTTATTGATATTGAACTGACAAGGCAGGATCTCGCCTCATTTTCAGGTGCCGCTTATGAATCTTTATTCCGGACCATTAATGATTTGGTAACAGATAATATGATAACGATTTCAGGGAAAAGCATGACTATTAAAAATGAACATGAGTTGCTACAATTGATCTCAAAAGCCGAATATTAA